In Arthrobacter sp. PAMC25284, a single genomic region encodes these proteins:
- the ribH gene encoding 6,7-dimethyl-8-ribityllumazine synthase — translation MSGHGAPQIDLSTFKSEETSALKLAIVAASWHTTIMDGLLAGAMRAAKEAGISEPTVLRVPGTFELPVAAARLAPHFDAVVALGVVIRGGTPHFEYVCEAATLGLTEVSVRTGVPVGFGVLTCDTEQQGIDRAGLPGSTEDKGHEAVTAALATAVTLRQYS, via the coding sequence ATGAGTGGACACGGCGCACCCCAGATCGACCTGAGCACCTTCAAATCCGAAGAGACGTCGGCGCTGAAGCTGGCCATCGTGGCCGCGAGCTGGCACACCACGATTATGGACGGCCTGCTGGCCGGGGCCATGCGCGCTGCGAAGGAGGCCGGCATCAGCGAACCGACCGTCCTGCGCGTGCCCGGTACCTTTGAGCTCCCCGTGGCCGCGGCGCGGCTGGCACCGCACTTCGACGCGGTCGTGGCACTCGGCGTCGTTATCCGCGGCGGCACCCCGCACTTCGAGTACGTCTGCGAGGCGGCCACCCTGGGTCTCACTGAGGTCAGCGTGCGCACCGGCGTCCCGGTGGGCTTCGGCGTCCTCACCTGCGACACCGAACAGCAGGGCATTGACCGGGCCGGGCTGCCCGGTTCCACCGAGGACAAGGGACACGAGGCGGTCACGGCAGCCCTGGCCACCGCCGTGACGCTGCGCCAGTACAGCTGA